GACGTGAAGGGGCAGCTGGAGAATATTTTGGACTACGTCGAGAAGAACATTAAGGTTCTGGCCATAACTGGCGTGGAGGACAAGTTGCAGGAGGTGAGCTGAGTGCGGCGATGCGGGGGGGTGCGTGCCTGGGGCGGCTGTCAAGGTTGTCGCTCGCGTATGTTACCACTCTAATGCTCTGttcacttcattttattttccccattcgTTATCCCCCTCCACGCACACGCATACATAAGTGTATACATAAGTGCATACATAAGTGTATACATAAGTGCATACATAAGTGTATACATAAGTGCacacatacgtgcatacatacgtgcacaCATGCGTGCATACCCACTTACACACTCTTGCAGGGCGTCGGGAAGACCATCGAGATGCTGTACAACAGCGGCATCAAAGTGTGGGTGCTGACCGGAGACAAAATCGAAACAGCCATTTGCATCTGCAAAAACGCCAAcattaagaagaagaagcacaacATATACATTTTCAGGCACGAAAATATTAAGAGTACGTCAAACCTCATAAGAGACTTTAACTCCATCCTAAGTAACATCGATTCGTATGTCCTTTTCTTTGACAACATTATCATTCAGAACTGCATCAAGTACATCCCTAATGCGTTCGTCGATTTTGCGGCGAATGCGAGGGCAGTGGTAGGCTATATAACCCATAGCGTGTCGCTATGACACCGATTGATTTGTGCGCTCTTCCCACTCCACTgcttgtattttttctcacgCGCATTTATCACGCGCATTTATCACGCGCATTTATCACGCGTATTTATCATGCCCATTTATCACGCGTATTTATCATGCCCATTTATCACGCCCATTTATCACGCCCATTTATCACGCCCATTTATCACACCCATTTATCACACCCATTTATCACACCCATTTATCACGCccatttctccccccctagGTCTGCTGCAGGTGCAGCCCCATcgagaagaaagaaatcgCCGTGCTGATCAAAACCAttaagaggaagaaaatcctTTGCATCGGGGATGGAGGAAATGACGTGGCCATGATCCAGTCAGCGGATATTGGCATTGGTGTTTTaggaaaggaaggaaagcaAGTTGTGCACGACAGTGACATCATAGTTtcgaaatttaaaaacataaagaaGCTTATTCTGTACTATGGGAACAACACCTTTTTGCAGACCTCATCCCTCTGCTCTTTCCTCATTCATAGGGGGTTCGTCCTCACCTATTTGCAGTTTATCTACAGCTACATCTTTTTCAGCATACCGGTGTCGATTTTTCAGGTGAGTTTACTTGCTGGGGAGTCTTTCACCCCcatggcaattttttatcgCATTTTTCTATCGCATTTTTCGATCACATTTTTCGATCATATTTTTCGATCAcattccccccccgcagggaTGGCTGCAAATTGGCTACACCACGTACTACACCACGGCGCCATTCCTGTCGCTGCTGTTGGAcgtgaagataaaaaaaaatttgatatacCTCTACCCGGagatatacaaaaataagaagCACAAGCGGAAGCTGGATTTGAAAtccttcttcatcatcgtGTGGATCTCCATTTTTCAGGTACTTCCCGAGGGGTGTCGGGCAGCGAGTGGATGTGTGCAGGTGGAAAGGTGTATAGTGCCCAGCTGGGCACGCCGCGAGGGCACAAAGCGGAAACGGAGAACCGCTTCCACGTGGATGTGCCATTCTTAGGGGGGCGCGCCAACCCCCATGGCGCTTCTGCATCGTGGTCTTCATCGCTGGTCTTCATCGCGGTCTTCATCGCTTCTCTTCATCGCTTCTCTTCATCGCTTCTCTTCACCTCCTTCCACCCGCAGGGAACCGTGGTCATGCTCGGGGCGCTGAAGCTGTTCAACGACAACTACAACAATCTCATTAACATCTCCTTTTCGTCTCTCATCGTTTTGGAGATTATGAACATTCACTTGGAGGTGGAGTCCTGGTAAGGGCCGCCATGCGTGCCTGGGCGTGTGCCTACTTATACGTGCATGTGCCTACTCATGCCTACTTCTGCCTACTTATACGTGCTTGTGCTCGATTGTGCTCGATTGTGCTCGCTTGTGCTCGATTGTGCTCGCGTGTGCCCCTCCACATGAGAACCAACCCAACCGCTCACCCCCCCCGTGCAGGCACCCGCTGATGATATCGGCCAACATTTGCTCCTTCATCGTGTACATCTTTTCGATGTTCATCCTGAGGAACTACTTCGACATCATGCAAATTATGTCCGTTATGTTTTGGTACAAGGTGATTCTAATCGTGCTGTTCGCCTGGCTTCccttttacataattaaaaaggtaaagaatATCATAACGCCCTCTCAATTTTTCAAGCTCGCGTGAGATGATGAAAAGAGGCCACGTTTTTCGGAGTGTAGACTTTTAGGAGGTTGCAAAGGAGGTAAAGAGATTTGTCAAGGTTGAAGGCTTTCACATGATAGGTGTgttcaaaatgggcaaaaaaaaaaaaaaagtgcgacTCGAGGATGACTGCAGTCTACCAACAGAACTGAAAGCATATGCATTCTACTTCTTTGCAAGCCTGTAAAATGGAGACGTTGTAAGGGGAAGGGATTCACGCATCAGTGTTGGAAGCATAgtcgtggaaaaaaaggcccaGTGTGCATAAACAGAGATAAGAACCATTTGCAACGCCCCAAATtgtcgcattttttttaaaaacgatggcaaaaaaaaaagagaaacggAGAAATGGCGAAGGGgcgaaatggcaaaaatgccAAGTGGGAATGTCCTTACCATAATTAAGTCGTTGCATGGGCATCCCATGTAGGAGCTGAAGGCCTTGATGAACAGGCACATCATTGTGCTGAGGTGGTCTGCAGAAGGGGAAGTGTGCGATGGGGGAGCGGTGAAGGTATCCGCAAGTGTGCAACTGCATCGGCGGTTGCGTTCATGTCATTATTACGTGTGCAAGTGTGCACCTTTTTGTTCGCACACATATCATTTGCACGCTCATTCACTtttctctcattttaaaACCCTGCTTGCTGCGTGGCGTGGGACAAGGCGGCGGCGCAACCTGCGCGCCATTCCTTTGCCACCCGCACGGCGTACATTGTCTGCATGCcgtccttttttctttttttttctttttttgctttttttctttttttgctttttttttctttttttttctctctccaaGCCGAACCTAAGTTCCTTGACAAAGCTTTATAATATAAAGGGATAAACGCATTTGCCGAGtggtaattaaaattttttaagtaggACGTATTTTGGTGCGTCAGGACGGAGTTGTATCCAGCCTGCACGGGAAAGGGGTGCGGGGTAGGGATATGAATTGGGATGGGGATATGAAATGGGGAGCATTATTGGGGACGCCTGCGTGCCAAGCAGTGGTGTATGTACTACGTGCATATCGAGATGGCCACAGCTGAGGTGACATAACACGAATGGTCGATCCGGATGGCCACAGCTGAGGTGATACAACACGAATGGTCGATCCGCTTTACCATGATGAATAAATCCACGTCGTTGGGGCAGACGAGCATGTTGTCCCCAACCCAGGGAAAGGAATGGCTATACTTGCTCGAGATATGTCTCTccttagcattttttatgaacaatttttttctcttataaATTTGCACAGCTTTTCTGACCTCCCGATCGTAGGGATAAATATCATTGCAAATAGTATTGatgatgaaattatttcCGTTAAAAACTCTCTTcatgtgaatatttttttttttttacatatttttttgtaaaatttccccaaatatttttatacaagGAGCATTTATAATCATACAAAAGGAAGTTATTTGTCTTGTCATAAATCGCGTAAGATTTCCGCTTCGCATTTTTGTcgtattccattttttttatcaattttttgtataccTTTTTAAGTTTCCTGTCACTTTTCGTGATATACTTTAAAAGTACATCATCTTTgttgagggggaaaaataagtCATCTATGGTTTGCAGATCACCTGCGGATGAAGAactgtcattttttatgtccctatttttattttgatatttttccctttccaaTTGGTTAATCTCACTCTGCTCATCGAAAACATACACTGGTTTATGAAGATAAAATGAGCACACGGTGTAGGAATCCTGATGaaaatctttttcttcactctcTGCATTGCTGTCATAGTAGTCGGAGAATGGAGATGTGGTACTTTCTTCATGGTTACTGTGTGTGTCATTCGTTTCTTCCATGTGCGTATACTTTCGTTCACTTTGTATATTGTCCAACAGATTTTCGTCCTCCCAAAATGGGTTCAACATGCTCCTTATGTTATCTTCTTCGTGGGGGGTGCTTCCACTGCTACGTTGCTGATCGAATTGGCGGTCACTTTGCTGATCGAATTGGCGGTCACGTTGCTGATCGAATTGGCGGTCACGTTGCTGATCGAATTGGCGGTCACGTTGCTGATCGGTTTGGAGGTCACGTTGCTGATCGGTTTGGAGGTCACGTTGATGATCGGTTTGGAGGTCACTTTGCTGATCGATTTGGTCGTCACGTTCCTGATCGAATTGGCGATCACTTTGGCTGTCACGTTCGAAATCACTTTGGGGGTCACTCTGTGGATCACCTTCGGGGGCGCGTTCACTTCCACCCCGTTCCGCAGACGAAGGCGCATCGCCCCCGGCAGCCGAAAAAAGCTCATCattcaggcaaaaaaattcgtCCGTCTGAGATCTGCTTTCACTGCCCTCCTTGTGcgtcacaaaaagggggtcaCCTCCACCGGAGTCGAGTCCAGCTGTATCGCCTCTGTGCAGAAGCATATCTACTTCCTTTCCCTGGCTCAGCACGCCTACTTCCTTTCCCTGGCTCAGCACACCTACTTCCTTTCCCCGGTCCAACACACCTACTTCTTTTCCCGCCGACTTCTCCACTCCTGCACCTGCCAAATAATGATCCCTAAATTTGTCCGTGTAAAAAAAGTCGACAAATTCGTTCAACACACTTTTGTCATAGGGCTCCCAGTAGTAGTTTGTGTGTATTGAAAATTCTTTGTACACGATGTAATTAAATTCTAACggggttttttttatatacttctCATACGTAatggaatcattttttaaaagtatttCGTTATTCAGCGATTTTAGAATAATATTGTATAGGTTTATTGTTTCTGAGGGTGTTGAAAAAGGCTGCGCCATTTCCGTGTCCAGCTGTTCGCGGAGGCAGTTGTTATATATACGCTCGACTCCCTTGGAGGGCATGCTCTCTTTGGAGCGACTTCCGCGTTTGGAGCGACTTCCCGGTTTGGAGTGACTTCCGGGTTTGGAGTGACTTCCGCGTTTGGAGTGACTACCCCCTTTGCCTCCAGCTCTGCCAGCTTTGCCTACTTTTCCAACCTTGCCAACGTTGCGAACCTTGCCAACCATTCCAACGTTG
This genomic stretch from Plasmodium cynomolgi strain B DNA, chromosome 14, whole genome shotgun sequence harbors:
- a CDS encoding hypothetical protein (putative); its protein translation is MTETYITTGIKFSDDAKNNIDDNKINKFFEKINRRDSGPFFKRSSEIRNISLMEDKIRSGGQPNRELQDIFFSSEMNELLSKENISDDDEDNESEGLLQRARNFNYLPITPNVLALRPFERGTKKRKIRKQELPAEEMLESGASHMSGPLANLPPYRSYSDQLVYIEKEEDPKMQYYLFRDDETDVLSVLEKGKKGARQAAGSGHSSAKRGAHKGEAEGQEGAEGAEMANMAEVTNRAEVTNVAEVTNMAEVAGRADGRRTRNIPPPNDRDANNDCVSEQQFQMYDLCVERVERDSQSDLYGGSHVESSAASRSWSHNLSIGASHSASWNESRTASFFSTSHNPSANHMSVKRRRGRPKKVLHKVGNVGMVGKVRNVGKVGKVGKAGRAGGKGGSHSKRGSHSKPGSHSKPGSRSKRGSRSKESMPSKGVERIYNNCLREQLDTEMAQPFSTPSETINLYNIILKSLNNEILLKNDSITYEKYIKKTPLEFNYIVYKEFSIHTNYYWEPYDKSVLNEFVDFFYTDKFRDHYLAGAGVEKSAGKEVGVLDRGKEVGVLSQGKEVGVLSQGKEVDMLLHRGDTAGLDSGGGDPLFVTHKEGSESRSQTDEFFCLNDELFSAAGGDAPSSAERGGSERAPEGDPQSDPQSDFERDSQSDRQFDQERDDQIDQQSDLQTDHQRDLQTDQQRDLQTDQQRDRQFDQQRDRQFDQQRDRQFDQQSDRQFDQQRSSGSTPHEEDNIRSMLNPFWEDENLLDNIQSERKYTHMEETNDTHSNHEESTTSPFSDYYDSNAESEEKDFHQDSYTVCSFYLHKPVYVFDEQSEINQLEREKYQNKNRDIKNDSSSSAGDLQTIDDLFFPLNKDDVLLKYITKSDRKLKKVYKKLIKKMEYDKNAKRKSYAIYDKTNNFLLYDYKCSLYKNIWGNFTKKYAGYNSVLTHQNTSYLKNFNYHSANAFIPLYYKALSRNLDHLSTMMCLFIKAFSSYMGCPCNDLIMGSQANSTIRITLYQNITDIICMMSK